ACCTCCCCTCCTACTCCTGAAGGCGTCCCCGCTGGTGCTCTCCCGGCCCGGCTGTGGTGCAGGCGGTCCTCGACCACCCGAAGCCGCCCCGTAACCTCCTTGATTGAGATACTACTATATGTAATTGCTTTGTATTCATCATACATTGCAACTGATAGTATCTTATAAGAAAGAATGCAACTGATGCATGAGCGTGAAAGCGAGAGAAAAATGCAACTGATATATACTGTGTTTCAAGATCCAACTAGCAAAGCGAGTGTAGTGCGAAATATTGACACAGTAAAACAAGGCAAACTAAAAGTGTACAATAAATGCACTGTAAATTCCAATCGAGTAACAGAACATTGCAGCATCTCTCGACTTCTCTTAAAGCATCATCCTGCCACCGCGAAAATGCTATTCTGAGCTCGAGCTCATATGAGCTCCATATCTTTGCCGTCAGCTCCCGCTAAGATTCGCACCATTCAACGTATATTCATCTGTATTCGAAGTAGTATATGCTCCAAGAGAAATGCCGTTGAATAAGTAAATCAAAAGTTAAATACATGTTACGAGTATCACCTCACAAAGCTCTCTTTTCACCAACAGTTCTGGCTGCCATTTAATCGGGTCCTTCTTGCTATCAGATGCAACCTGTGTGTCTTATGAATCCTCATGTTCTTTGTCAGTTACATTATCCAAGTTAACTGATGCCTCATCCTGAAACAAAAAAAGCAATTTTCTGGGGGCCTGTTTCTCTTCAAAGTACTTAAGAGTTAATAGAATATGTAATTTGCCTTTGAAATAAGGGAAGCTACGTTGTAATTCAGATAAACCAAATCAGTCGGAGTCAGATAACGTGAGCCATGTGGGTGAAACATCTGCAGCAATGTGCCATTCTGTTCCAGCAAGGAGCTCCATCATAAATAGTTTCATGTGAATATAACTAACAATTAAAAATAAGCACATCAGATCCTTGGAATTCCTTTTACCTTGTCAAATGTGAGTTCCTTTAATTGCTTTGTCAGCTCTTCAATTATAATCTACAAATATTGAAATTAAGCTGTAAGCATTGTCTCTTCAGATTACTTGTAATGGCAGCATAACAGCTGGTTCAAGCAAACGATTGGTGCTGGCTAACCTCAGTAACAAGTTTTGTGTTATCAACAATGGATAGAAGACAAACAACAAACTGGAGGGAAACAGACATGTTAGTTCAGTTGATGATTAATTGCTTGGAAGCATAAAACCATCCAAAGTTTCTGTGTACTGGGAGAATGTTTGTATAGGTTAGAGCATAGAATTCACACAGTACGATCCTATTTAAACATTAAAATATATTACATATATAGACATCACTTACAAGGCATACATAATCACTGAGAGCGAGCTTCATAATCTTCCCCTTCAAGCTTTTGATAATGTTATTCCTATCCTGAAATGCATTACCGCGGTAAATGGCAAAAGCACATTGGAAATAAGCAAGAAGGAAAATACTACTGAATATGCACCGTGAGGAGGCTCCAATGTGCTTTTGCCATTTAACACGGTAAGCAAGAAGGAAAGCAAACTTAGTCGGATTTACACATAGTTGAGAGGATGGTATTGTGCACATTGGAAATAAGCAAGAAGGAAAATACTACTGAATATGCAGCACACTCTAGATCCACGGAGTAGGGAACCGCTGGGCCGTGCCGAACACCTCGCTCCTTGCGGTGGCAATCGTTCTTGCCGGTCCATCCATCGCTGGCTTTCCAGGTGCGTCGTGTCTACCTAGATTTACCTTGCGTCTGCTGCACTCAGTTTCGCAAATTCATAGATTCAGTCTTTCAGTTCATATATTCCTAGGTTCATAGATTCGAAGATTCAATCTTTACAATCAGCAGTACTTCTAGATTCACATATTAAGATTCAATCTCCACAATCAGCAGTACTTCTAGATTCACATATTCAACGGATTTTCTAGGGAACGATCTGTCCACCGGGTTCCATTTTAGGCCACATCCATACTTTGACAGATTGTATTTCTTACTTAGCAGCAGAAGCATACTAGGATCATCGCATGATCTTGCTGAAAATCAGTGCAGCTTTCCAGTTTACTCAGTGGCTGGCCTTGCTGCTAGTTGCTGCAGTAAGGCACTCCTAGCATGACCTCTCTGAATTGAGCAAGCAGACTGCGAATGAATCCTACCGGTTCTAACTGTACTATTTCTTCAGTCATGCCAACATTTTTATTCAGAAATCGTTTCATGTTCGATGGGGTAAAGTGGTTTGTTCACTAACCTCTGGTTCCATCCGGGCGCCTGAGGATTCATCCTCCCCGTTGACAGCTCCGATGTCCGCGGTGACCTCTCCCTTCCCTCCGCCGTGAAGATATGTACTTCGCCGCTGTGTGCAGCCGCGTGCTGCTGCGGCGCCGTCGGCCCTGCCACAACTTCCTTCCGCACGCACAGGGGCGGGGACCAAACTCTCCCCGACCTCCTCAAGCAGAGGGGATCTGATTCATGGGAGAAAGGGATCCTCTCAGTCAACCAAGCTGGTCCTCTACAAATGGAGACGCGCCCGCCCAAAGCCAAAAGATCAACGTACCAGCCGACGTGCATCAGAAAGTCCATGGTGCCTCGCCGCCGGCGGTCCGCACCTCTATCCCGTACTCCTCAACTGCCAAGACACTCGCCCCTGCATTCAATTCGTCACAGTGCCCACGAGACGGAAAGCGAACTTTCCGATCCACGGATCAGACGGGCAGCGGCGATTCTGATCCACGGCTCACCTCGCCGCCGTTCACCTTCGCGTTAAAACTAGCCATTCTATTCCATCTCCATGACCCACCACTTATCCCTGTCGcgcgtactccctccgttccaaaatagatgaacCAACTAAAGTTGgttcatctattttggaacggagggagtatgtattTCCAAACAGTGCCTAATTTCTGACAACCGACAACCACGCGAATGTCAAAGTTGGTCAGGTGTGGCTTACACATGGGACAACCGTCAATCTGGAGATGCCAATGTCAAAGCACGGCTCGATAGGGCCTTTGCTAACGAGGAGTTTCGACAGATGTTTGAACATACAAGGGTAAGGCATGTGTGTGCGGTGGAGTCTGATCACTGTCTTGTCATAACTGAATTCGGAAACCACGCTTTTTCACATAGGTCTCCGGGTTCCAAACAGTTTCGCTATGAAAATATTTAGCAGTCCCACCAGGATTATGAGCAACTGATCACTCAAACCTGGCGGGGTCAGGCCCGCGACCCGGGGCTTCAAAGAATCATGGACTCTCTTGGGCAGTTGCAACGCCAACTAGAGCCTTGGGGAGCCCGCGAGTTTGGCAGCTTGGCAAGGACAGCCCGGAACATGCAAAAACGGTTGGACAAGCTACGCCAAAGATCGGTGGGGCGAGGCCCAACGGATGAGGAGAAGAGTGTCATACAGAAGCTCAGAGAGGCGATGCGTCTCGAAGAAATATGGTTTAGGCAGCGCTCCCGAGTTCCATGGCTGCCAGAAGGAGATCGCAACACGGCATACTTTCAAGTACAAGCGAGGCAACGAAAACGGACTAACAGAATTGTAGGACTCAAGCGAGCAGATGGTTCCGTTTGTGCTTCTGAGACGGAGGACAAAGCTGAAATTCAAGCTTTCTACCAGGATCTATACACTTCGCAGGGTGCCAATGACACTAATGCGTTGTTATCACATGTTCCACCGAGGGTTACACCGGAGATGAATGAGGAGATGTGCAAACCATATGAGGCCGAGGAGGTGCACCAAGCACTGTTCCAGATGGCCCCGTCGAAGGCGCCGGGGGTGGACGGCTTCACAACCGGCTTCTTTCAGCACCACTGGAAGTTGCTGCGCGAGGAGGTGACTCAGGCGGTGCTGGCTTTTCTTAACGGTAGCGAACTACCAGTGGGTCTCAATGACACGTCGATCACGCTGATCCCCAAGGTACGTCACCCCCAGAGCATAACACAATACTGTCCCATTGCTCTATGTCATGTTCTTTACAAATTGGCAGTCAAGGTGATTGCCAATAGACTACATCTATGCATGGATGATATTATCAGTGAAGAACAGAGTGCCTTTGTTCTGGGTCGTTTGATTACGGATAATGTTCTAGTTGCTTTTGAGAGTGTTCACACTATGAAGCGACGGAAAAAATGGAAGAATTTTACTTGTGCAGTTAAGCTGGATATGATGAAGGCTTACGATAGAGTGGAGTGGCATTTTCTGGAGGCTATGCTTTTGAAGCTGGATTTCCATGCGGATTTGGTCAGGCTAATCATGAAGTGTGTCACATCTGTGAGGTTCTCAGTTCGTGTGAATGGCGAGCTGCAGCCTTTCTTCAACCCATCAAGAGGGCTTCGGCAGGGGTGTCCAGCATCCCCCTACCTCTTCCTACTATGTGCTGAAGGCTTCTCGTCGCTCATGAAGCACTATGGCAATTTTGTTGACCGAGGGATTAGAGTAAACTTTACAGCACCATGGGTGAGTCATCTGTTGTTCGCTGATGATAGTCCTATCTTCATCAAGGCGAATGTTGAGAGTGCAACAAGGTTGAACGAAATTCTAGAGATCTATGGGGAAGCTTCGGGACAATGTGTCAACAGGAGCAAAAGCTCTATCTTTTTCAGTCCCAACACACCCGCATCTCTTAGACAAAGTTTGAAGCAAACACTACAAGTTCTAGTGGAAGCTTTCTCAGAGCGTTACCTCGGTCTCCCGACGGCTGTTGGCAAAATCAACAGTGGCACTTTTGAGTATTTGGGGGATAGAGCCCGAGGTTACATGCAAGGGTGGTCAGAGAGGTTGTTTGCTTGCGCTGGAAGAGAGGCCCTCTTAAAATCTATTGTTCAAGCAATACCGACTTTTAGCATGAGCTGATTTCTCTTGACGAAGAAGGTGTGCAAGGGTTTgacctcaaatatggcaaaattcTGGTGGGGGAGTTCTATTGACAGGAGGTCGCTCCATTGGATTGCATGGGACAAACTCGCTACACCAAAATGCAATGGCGGAATGGGCTTTCGAGACCTTCAGACATTTAACTTGGCACTGCTAGGAAAGCATGGTTGGCGCTTCATGCTAAATCCGAACTCCCTGTGTGCCAGGGTTATGAAAGGAAGATATTTTCCTGACACGGACTTCATGCACGCCTCTGTACGGAAATCCTCCTCGGCGACGTGGAGAGCAATTGTGGTAGGTCGTGAAGCATTGCAGGCAGGGCTGGTGAAACGGGTCGGCGATGGGTCTTCCATCGCAATATGGGAGGACAAATGGATCCATTCTACGGCCACAATGGCTCCTTTGTTATGTCCAGCAAGTGCGACAGTACAGACTGTCAATGAACTGATTGACACAGATAGTTGGACATGGCGCAGGGAGCTTGTCAAAGAGAATTTTATCGCTCTAGATGCGGCAGCAATCTTGAATATTCCACTGCGACGGGGAGGCGGTGAAGATTTTCTTGCGTGGGCACATGAGAAGTCAGGCATTTACTATGTTAAATCGGCGTATCGAGCTCTAGTGAATCAAAAAGAGTGTCTAGCTCTAGATGAAGGGCAGATTACCGGCACCTCAGCGAATCAACAACAGATGTGGAATGCAACCTGGAAACTCAAAGTGACACCGAAAGTGAGGGTCTTCTGGTGGCGTGTGATGAGGGGTATTTTACCTGATGAAAGTACATTAATACATCGGCACATAAGACAGATCAACACTTGCAAAATCTGTCTAGCTATGGACGAGGACCTGGAACATGCGTTGCTGCACTGCTCGCATGCAAGGAGGTTCTGGGAGGAGATAAGGCTATTATTTCATGTTGATCTACCTCGGCTTCATCCTCAAACTTGGACAAAGGACATCCTATGTGATCACCGGTTTTCTTCCAGGGAACGGGCGATCTTCATTACGgtgattgttggggaacgtaataataattcaaaattttcctacgtgttaCCAAGATGaatctaggagatactagcaacgagagagagggagtgcatcttcatacccttgaagatcgctaagcggaagcgttacaagaacacggttgatggagtcgtactcgcggcgattcaaatcgtggaagatccgatctagcgccgaacggacggcgcctccgcgttcaacacacgtacagcccggggacgtctcctccttcttgatccagcaaggggagagaagaagttgagggagaactccagcagcacgacggcgtggtggcaatggagctcgtggttctccggcagagcttcgctaagcactacggaggaggaggaggagttggaggaggagagggctgtgccaggggaaggggtgcggctgccctctctct
The sequence above is a segment of the Aegilops tauschii subsp. strangulata cultivar AL8/78 chromosome 6, Aet v6.0, whole genome shotgun sequence genome. Coding sequences within it:
- the LOC109740302 gene encoding pumilio homolog 24 isoform X3, which codes for MDRQERLPPQGARCSARPSGSLLRGSRVCCIFSTHWSLLTDRNNIIKSLKGKIMKLALSDYVCLFVVCLLSIVDNTKLVTEIIIEELTKQLKELTFDKNGTLLQMFHPHGSRYLTPTDLVYLNYNVASLISKDEASVNLDNVTDKEHEDS
- the LOC109740302 gene encoding pumilio homolog 24 isoform X7; this encodes MKLALSDYVCLFVVCLLSIVDNTKLVTEIIIEELTKQLKELTFDKNGTLLQMFHPHGSRYLTPTDLVYLNYNVASLISKDEASVNLDNVTDKEHEDS
- the LOC109740302 gene encoding pumilio homolog 24 isoform X8; its protein translation is MEPEDRNNIIKSLKGKIMKLALSDYVCLFVVCLLSIVDNTKLVTEIIIEELTKQLKELTFDKDEASVNLDNVTDKEHEDS
- the LOC109740302 gene encoding pumilio homolog 24 isoform X5, producing MAKAHWSLLTDRNNIIKSLKGKIMKLALSDYVCLFVVCLLSIVDNTKLVTEIIIEELTKQLKELTFDKNGTLLQMFHPHGSRYLTPTDLVYLNYNVASLISKDEASVNLDNVTDKEHEDS
- the LOC109740302 gene encoding pumilio homolog 24 isoform X1, with amino-acid sequence MCTIPSSQLCVNPTKFAFLLAYRVKWQKHIGASSRCIFSSIFLLAYFQCAFAIYRGNAFQDRNNIIKSLKGKIMKLALSDYVCLFVVCLLSIVDNTKLVTEIIIEELTKQLKELTFDKNGTLLQMFHPHGSRYLTPTDLVYLNYNVASLISKDEASVNLDNVTDKEHEDS
- the LOC109740302 gene encoding pumilio homolog 24 isoform X2, whose amino-acid sequence is MCTIPSSQLCVNPTKFAFLLAYRVKWQKHIGASSRCIFSSIFLLAYFQCAFAIYRGNAFQDRNNIIKSLKGKIMKLALSDYVCLFVVCLLSIVDNTKLVTEIIIEELTKQLKELTFDKNGTLLQMFHPHGSRYLTPTDLVYLNYNDEASVNLDNVTDKEHEDS
- the LOC109740302 gene encoding pumilio homolog 24 isoform X6, translating into MEPEDRNNIIKSLKGKIMKLALSDYVCLFVVCLLSIVDNTKLVTEIIIEELTKQLKELTFDKNGTLLQMFHPHGSRYLTPTDLVYLNYNVASLISKDEASVNLDNVTDKEHEDS
- the LOC109740302 gene encoding pumilio homolog 24 isoform X4 — its product is MDRQERLPPQGARCSARPSGSLLRGSRVCCIFTHWSLLTDRNNIIKSLKGKIMKLALSDYVCLFVVCLLSIVDNTKLVTEIIIEELTKQLKELTFDKNGTLLQMFHPHGSRYLTPTDLVYLNYNVASLISKDEASVNLDNVTDKEHEDS